GATATGTGCATAAGTAACAGCATAGACTGTGCATGGCAGCATGGAGAATTGCTACAGATGAAAATATGCAGGGGGGTGGCATCTAACAGTATTAAGTTGTTCTCTTTGTGGATTTGCTACGGCACCGTGGAGGTGGCTTGGGAGTATTTTTGAAAGTGGACTTAGTTTGTCAATTGTCATTCTAAAATTATGAGGGGATACAACAGTCTTCTCAAGTAAAGAATACGCTGTGCACTGGGGTTATCAGCTGTCCATGGTTATTGTGGTGGATTAGGAACCAGGTCAGATTTGAAGGGAAACTAACTCGGCGCAGTTGTACTAAGCAGCAGCAAATATCAAAAAAGTGGTGGCGGAGCCAGGGATCTTAGTGAAGGGTTATATGCACAATGACATCAAGGAACTCTATATTCTAAGATTTATTTGACTTCCTAGTAGAGCAGGAAGAGCGCCTAAAATCATTGAAGTTAGGTGGTATCTCTGCTTTATGGATGGTTTAAATTTAATGGCAATGGTAGTACTTTAGGGAACCCTGGGAGGCCAGGTTGTGGAGTGATAGTACGAAATAATAATGGGTTAATGACAATTCAGTACCTCAGGGCATTATAGCGAAGACACAATAAAAGAGAAACCTACCTACAGTCAGGAATATACACATGTGGATTTACCTTTAAACTTGTTAGCAACTGCAGCTATCCAGGCTCTGTCTCTATCATTGTATGCGTAACTCATGCTAGAAGCTAACAAGATAAATTCCCCAATCTTCTTTGTTGTCTCACTAGCAGTGGTGTTAGGATCTCCTGGCACTGGTTGTACTAGAAGCGAACGGGTACCCTCAGGGAGCATCTCCCAAACTGCAGAATCTGCAAACAGAATTGTCCACATTGCTCAGAAGCTTTATCAATATCATCCTAGTTAGGAACAATCGAGCAGCTAACATTTTGTAAGTTTGCCCCGAAAAAAAATTACTATATGGTAACACCGTAACAGTAATATGAGTACAGCATACCAAATTAAACCATGTAAGAAATAAATGTATCTAGTATTTGAGCTTACATGTAAGTATAAGAAAGAAAACAAGTACCTGCCCCCTGAGGAAAATAAAGTGTCTCCTTCAAGTCAGAGAGGCCAATTTGCTGAATCTGTCTCTCCAACCATTCAAGTATTTGAGCTTTTGATGCACTCTCTGGTGAATTCCAGTAACCTCGTACACATAAGGCACCTTGAGCTGATATAAGCTGAAGACAAATAAGTGAACCAAAACGTCTATCTTATAATTCAAACAACGGTTCCAGTTTTTAATAAACGGCAATCAAAATTTATTGAACCATAACAGAATTCTGCTATAAAAGAATAGTATATAGGATGCaatttcatcttttgaattttAATGAAACAATTTGTTCTAGGATTTTGGGAGTCTGAGACAAACCACTGATACGGTATTGGTATTCTTTAGCAGGACAAACGTTCCCCACGCCAAATCCTCCCTATCTCTCTCCGAGAGACTCTCTGACATAGCAAATATTTGCTTGTTTCCTTCAGGAAGAGCTGGTCGTTCTACTGGAGCTGCACCCTGCATAGTTTTTCCACCATCTTAGCCAAAAATTGCAACCTTAAAGCTTTTAACATTTTCTTAATTTCTTACGAATTTTAACC
The nucleotide sequence above comes from Papaver somniferum cultivar HN1 chromosome 8, ASM357369v1, whole genome shotgun sequence. Encoded proteins:
- the LOC113302467 gene encoding protein COFACTOR ASSEMBLY OF COMPLEX C SUBUNIT B CCB2, chloroplastic-like isoform X1 gives rise to the protein MSTLSSLNSLIPLKNQFQFPAISINRIRANHVRISASLNNNNSEETNLNLSVLRFTLGIPGLDESYLPRWIGYTFGSLIVLNHFVGSNSYTSPSQLRSEALGLCLAAFSITIPYVGRFLKGAAPVERPALPEGNKQIFAMSESLSERDREDLAWGTFVLLKNTNTVSVLISAQGALCVRGYWNSPESASKAQILEWLERQIQQIGLSDLKETLYFPQGADSAVWEMLPEGTRSLLVQPVPGDPNTTASETTKKIGEFILLASSMSYAYNDRDRAWIAAVANKFKDKAVFSSWPVKK
- the LOC113302467 gene encoding protein COFACTOR ASSEMBLY OF COMPLEX C SUBUNIT B CCB2, chloroplastic-like isoform X2, producing MSTLSSLNSLIPLKNQFQFPAISINRIRANHVRISASLNNNNSEETNLNLSVLRFTLGIPGLDESYLPRWIGYTFGSLIVLNHFVGSNSYTSPSQLRSEALGLCLAAFSITIPYVGRFLKGAAPVERPALPEGNKQIFAMSESLSERDREDLAWGTFVLLKNTNTVSVLISAQGALCVRGYWNSPESASKAQILEWLERQIQQIGLSDLKETLYFPQGADSAVWEMLPEGTRSLLVQPVPGDPNTTASETTKKIGEFILLASSMSYAYNDRDRAWIAAVANKFKG